Genomic segment of Dromaius novaehollandiae isolate bDroNov1 chromosome 6, bDroNov1.hap1, whole genome shotgun sequence:
TAATGTAACTACGTCTCAGAGAAGAGCTCTAAGGCCAAGCCTGATGCTACACAACTGTGAAATGTCTCTGTGGTCAGCTGGTGCAGCACCATGTCCAACCATGAGTACGGCTCCAGCACTTGGTGTATAACTACTAGAGATGGTCTAAAATGGGActtcttttgcaaatgttttcattaCTAACACGAGCCCTGTCTTTCATCCGCTGCATTCACACTCTGAAATGTTTCCAGCCAGCTCTGTTCCCTGTAGCCAACCACACTGCTCTTTGCTACTCAATACACCCACTTCCCAGCCACTTAACACAGCTGGAGAGGTGTATAAGGGCCTTGCAGTGCAGGAAAATCAGTCCCTCAGGAGGTATTTCTGATATCTGAGTTTATGAAATCTGCCAATTTCAGCTGCAGACAAACCACACACTGACGCTGATTTACCTGCCGGGGGAGCGCCTGTCAGCCCCACAGATCAGGGCTGTGCACTGGGGAGACAGATTTACTACTGACAGGAAACTCCACCCACTTTgctcagcccagctgctcttaccCTGGGCTGCAAATTAATAGGATTTTTAATTGCGGCTGCATTTTTAACCCTTCTTGCCCAAAAGGAAGAGTATGCATGTAATGCTTCCCAAAGGACAATATTTCTGGGGGCCAGACCAGCTGTGAACTGTCAGAGGCAGTAAAGGGACTTGTGTCTCCCTACCGCCGCCGCACGCCCAGCAGCCCAGCGGCCACTCTGCAAGCACAGGTCGGAGAGGGGACGCAGGCAGAGCTCGGCCAGCGAAGCCTGGGCTCAGGAGGCTCACCAGGCGGGTGCTGCGGGACGCCCCTGCCGGTCCCGCTGTCCGGGATTTCTCACAccagtgtcctccatgtgcacaGCCACCTCACGCAGCGCAGTCACAGCTGTAATGTAGGCCAGCCCCATCCCATTTGTTTGTAGGGTTGAACCTGCCAGACCAGTTTCACATGCGCTTCCGCAGCGCTTGACCATGCCTCCTCTGAGACCTGATCCAAAACTTCCTGTCACTTGTTAAGAGCGGTCCGAAGAAGAACTAATCCCTGCCCCACACATACCAGCACCTATGGGAAGGCATCTGTTGCGCTTACCAAGCTTAACAGGTACTGATCACCTTCCAGTGCAGGGGACCTATGTTACCAGGCTTGTTTTATCCTTACCTCACTCTCCTGAAGATGGGGAAGAAGCTCTGACGCCGCAAGCACTTGTGCTTTGCCCGCTGCGAGCTGTGCTGCTCCCGCCAGGGCTCTCCGGGACGAGGCGCCGCAGCTGGCTCTCGGGAGCCGCCACGGCCTGCCCTCCCGGCAGACCGCCGCTCTCCACCCTTTGCCAGGACCTAAGCTGACACGGGCCGTTTGGGGAACTAAAGCCAATACTCTGCAGGCAGTAAGGCACCTAGCTCTCAAACCACCACTACCAACCTGCCTAAAGGGAAGAGCCCCGCTGTGGAATACTTAGACGCTACGGCAATTCATTCACTTCTAAGAACAACGCATTTCCCTCGCTTCGACTGGTTCGTCTGAGGATGGCTAAAAACCAGCCCGAGGTCAACGCTGCAAGCGCTCTCTCCCCACAGCAGGCCAGCTATCGCTAGCAGGCAGCCAAGAAGCGGCCAAATGCAACTACAAACTGCACCTGCAGACCCATTTTGCAGTTTTCATGGCCAGCCTGGCTCCCAGCTCGCCCAAACGTGCCACGAGCCGAGCTGGGCGCTGCGGGCACAGAAGTCTCCTGCCGCGACCGCTACCGCCAGCGTACCTGCGGGCCGGCAAACTTTGCACGGCTCCTGACTGCCTTCCAGGGGCCGACTGCAAcgcgggcgccggccccgcgcctccCGAGCGGCTGGGGTGTAAACACGGGCCCGGGCCGCTCGTCTCTAgcggggccccggccgccccgctcccatcgctccgccggcccccgccccggccgccacCTGCGCCGCGCCCCCTCTCCGCCGGCCACCGAACGAGCCCtccgcccgggcccgggcccgccccgccccgccctcgGCCCGCCAGCCAACGAGCGGAAGGGGGCTCCGGCTGACGGCCAATGGGGACTCGggggccgcctcgccccgcctcgcccccccgccgcccctatTTGAGGCGAGGCGCGCGGCCGCGCGCTCCCAgaagaggcggcggcggcggcggcggcggcggcggcggcggcggcggcggcggcggcggcggcggcggcggcggcggcggcggcggcggcggcggccccgggcggccccgggcggacCAAGCGGACCCGATCGACCGGAGGCGAGGCGAGGCAcgcgctgggcggcggcggcggcggcgcgccctATGGAGGCTTTCCCCGGCGGCAAGCTGGAGCAGCACCGGCACCTCCCGCCCGGGGAGCGCCTGCCAGGCGCCCGCTACGGCGCCCGCGGCCACAGCGGCTGCGGGAACGTGTTCAACTCCTGGAACGACTACCTGGGGCTGGCCACGCTCATCACCAAGGCCGTGGGGCCCGGCAAGGGCTTCGGCGCCGAGCCGCCCTCCGTGGTGGTGGCGGCCGCCGTGCCGccgcccgaggaggaggaggaggaagaggaggaggaggaggcggcggggccgtACTTCGAGGGCGCGCTGGACTTGCACGACCTGGAGCTGTGCGGGCACCACCACCACGGCGAGGGTCTGCTGGAGGAGCGCTTCGCCCACTTCAGCCCCTtccccgggcgcggcggccccgccgccgtcgTCTTCGGCTGCTCGGGCGAGCACCCGGGCCGGGAGGGCTCGCCGCACGCCTGGGGCGGGCTGGTGgtggcggggcggctgccggcgcacccgcgggccgccgcccgcctgcTCAAGCCCGAGCTGCAGGTCTGCGTCTTCTGCCGGAACAACAAGGAGGCCGTGGCCCTCTACACCACGCACATCCTCAAGGGACCCGACGGGCGCGTCCTCTGCCCGGTGCTGCGGCGCTACACCTGCCCCCTCTGCGGCGCCAGCGGGGACAATGCCCACACCATCAAGTACTGCCCCCTCTCCAAAATGCAGGCGGCCAGACAGCTCAAACACGCCCGGACCGCCCTGGGCAAGAAGGTGCGCTaggcgcggccgggggggcgagCGGCCGGACAGCGGTGCCCCGCCGCCCAGGAGACCCcttcctgctctttttctttttaggattGTCGTAAAAGCGGATTACGTTTTGTTCTTTAACACATTAATATATTAAACGCGGAGACTAGAGTGTGAGAGTCCCCGGGCTGGTGTCTTGCAGCGGATAGCTTCTAGTTTGTGCGCTTGGCGTGCGGGGAGCCCAGCGCGGAGCCTAACGCTATGTCATGGTAACTGCGCCGTTTAGATGCACTGTATTTGTTTAtggtataaatacatatatgatTTTTTAAGAAAACGGGTTTACGACGAGATCTAATGGCGAGccgtgccggggcgggcggctaAGGGAAGCGCTTGACAGTGCGCTGCGCCGGCCGCTGcgctgggggggcggcgggccgcggctgcccgggccccggcgggggaggcgggcCCGTGTCCCCGGGCGTGCGGCGGGGCGGCGTCGCCCTCTGCTGCCttcgcgcccggccgccgcgctcaccgcccggcgcggcgcagcccagCCCCGGGCGGCCCCTGCCCCGCAGGGGACAAGGCTGCGGCCGCCctcgccccgcggcggcccgcTCCGGACCTGTGCGCGGCGCTGCTTTCCTCCGCCTGGGCCCTGCTTGCTTGTTCAGCCTGGCCCAGCAGCATCTGCgctgtgtgccaaagctggtgtTTTCCCGGTTAGTAGCAGTGTACTTAATTATGGTATGACATGGTGCATTTCAGATCTTAAACTAAACAGCTGAGTGATTTCCTCCACTGAGCTCAAAACCAGGTAGCTGGTTGTGGTCAAACCTGTATTTGGTTACTTAGTTGGTAATTAATACCCCTGCCACTAAATTGCAGTGTCCTAAGTGCCCCACGGTTAAGCTTGAATTATTCTGCTGGTGAGTGTGGCTGGCTCTGATCTTGCAAAATGGGTATCAGGCACAGGTTTCTGTGTCTGATACTGAGCTTCAGGGAAGGTCTAAGAAGAAAAGGTGTGAAAGTACTTGATGAATATGTAACAGGTCTAGGCAGGGGTGGAAACTGAGCCCTTGCTACAGAAGGAAAGGCAAGAGATGTGGCAGAAGACAAGCTTTAATGCAGCTTGTGTGTGATGAAGAATGAGAAGCTGATGGAAGGCCTTTGAAGGGAAAAGGGACATGGTCAAAGCAGAAGGCAGTCACCACCAGAACTGCAGATAGACATCAACAACAGAAGGTTATATTTGTCAAGGCCAGAGAGAAGAACATGGCTTTAAGTCATTGTAAGATGGGAGAGATCTACCTATGTCATTAACAAAAATATCCCTAATGCTACACAGACTGTACAAAATGTAAGACTGAAGCTGAAGACCAAGGAAAGAGTTCTGAATCCTAGGTCGTGCCAGTTTCTTGACAAGCAGGGCTGTGTTGCCTCTAGTTCTCAAGAGACCAGGAATTGTTTTTATTGTGACTAGATGGCAGGACAAGAAGAAGTAGGTTTGCAGTTTGGTTAGAATGAGTCCCCCAGAGCTGAAAGGCTGGTGTATGCAAGTTCTCAGTGCAGAGAGGGTTGTGCTGTAGATGACTTTACCTAGAGTTGGGATAGAGAAGGGAACCCAGGGGTTGCCCTGCCAAAAAGCTATCATCAGACAAGGGAGGTGATGAAAAACTTATGCAAGAACAATTAGGGAATCaccaggaaaaggaggggggacaggtgcagagagaaaagaaaaaagggagctAGGGAAGTGAGGTTATATGCATTTGTGTGGACTCCTTTTGAGAAGCTGCTCAACAGAGAATGGGGGGAGGATAGCAGGAAGCAGGACAGTCAAGAATGGAGTCAAAAGGTGTGCAAAATAGGCTGGAAAGGAAGGCTTAAGATTCATTACTTGTGACTGCTATTGACTGGCACAACTGCAGCCCTGAGGATAGAGAAACTGAATCTATACGGAAGTATTCTCTTGATCTTCACCAAACTCATCCCTTAGATAGCATTAAGTCTAATTATCAAATGTAAAGGGACTTGCACCTTACAGCAGCTACATTTTCCTTATCCTAAAGTTGCATATTGTGTTTGTTCTGTAGGGCTTGCATTACAGACTCTTCTAAGCTGCTAAAGTTTAATTAGATTTTGTAATGTCAAGTCCACATAGGTTTAATCTGTATCAACCACCAATTAGAATCAAGCTTGAATGTAATGCTATGGAGAgaattttctttcatgtttttgttaCCTTCTCGTAAAATTTTGAAGCTCAGTGTGTGTATTTTAACCCAGATGGCTGTTAATGGAgacaaaagcaagaaagaaacatCATTGGAAAACACCTTAAAATTTTTCTTAAGGGAAATACTGACAGGGCTGTGTTGGAGGTGTCCCTGATGGTGCTTGTGATGCACCTGAATTAAGCTCCCTTGTTCTAAGAGAATGCCTGGGATTCATCAAGACAGCAAAATATCCCCCTGCTTTGAAGGGCACTAACGGTTTTTGGCACCTGctcctcccctccacctgccGAAGAACACTGCTGCTGTATCTTAAAAGCTTCTGCTCCTGCATATGACTCCTGACTCCTCTCTTGTTCTACGTGCGTACTTACACGCTTGCgggggaaaggctgagagctgcctgtcATAGGCACTACACAATATTAAGCATGTGATCAAAGTATTAACAGGTAAGACAATACAGTATTCACTTCAAAAGaccaattaggaaaaaaaatattccagagaAGATAATAGGAATCAGAACTGCCAAAAGACAGTTTAAAAGCAGGGTTTTCAAACAAGTCACTTTGCATGATCATTTAACAGTACTGCATTCTTTTGAGTGATTTGCCTTTTAAAGCTTTACAAGTCGATGTGATTCATCTTACAAAGACCGAACCTTTAAAGgctttggggatggggggagtGTTGAAGTAAACTTCTAAAATTACTTCCTGTGCACCAGCACATTCTTTGTGGCACTAAGTAGGCAGAAACATGCTTGTTCTTGGTCACTCTTAAAAGCTGAATATGATAATGCTCATAGTTCCATGTAGATTTCTTAAATTACTGGAAACAACTTCAGTTAGTAATGAGTAACTGAAGTCCTAGGAGGAACAAATAGTTTAAGCAGAAAGCAGCCCATGCTGAACGCTGTTACATGCTCCACAGAAGATGACTAGGAAAAGCAAGCTTAatgttattttcatttgatttaaacCAGTAATTTTGACTTGCAGATGCCTGCAGTACAAATATCTTCAAAGAATCACTTCCTTTATTTCAGAGAAATATCCCTAGGCATGCAAGTGAGTCTTTTACATAGtgatattttgttaaaaatatatttcatatcaGAGGAATGAACAAAATATTGGATAGCTATACAACATCCTCAATTAATACTCCTtttgaggaaaaaggaaagtacTTCTAATTAAAAGCTAATTTCAGATACCTGACTTGAGCTCTTTTGAATTCTCTATGTAAATCTGTACATGTGAAAGTGAAAGTCCTATACCAGTGCCATAGTTTGTGCCCTTCATCCTACTGTGGACTGATGTGCCTCAGGCAGCAACTTTGCCCTGTGACTGAACACTGATGGACACAAAATGTCTGTACTTCCTCTAGACATGCCTGGTTGACCCACCAAATTAGTTATTATGTACTGGAAATAGGCTGACAACAGTCATGTAAGGCAGGAGATATTACTGCTAATGTGCCTATCCAGACAAAAATGAGGAGATTTTTGTTAAATCTTCAAATATGATGAAGAAAGGAATAAATTGTCCCTGTGTCTGATAGTGAAAGAACTAACAAAGCTTAAATTACAGCAAGGGAGATCTTGATTAGGCAAAAAGCACTGGAATAGTTTGCAGAATCTTCATCCTACCATAACTAAATCCATTAATAATTCTACTTAAGAAGATCAGACAATGTTTAGAACATTTTGGTCCTGCCTTAGCAAAATGGGAGGAAGTGGATGCTCTTGCTATGCCTCTTGCATGCCCATTTCCTGCAATTCTGTAATAAACTACATATAATTTTTACTAATTTCTGAATAAGAGGTACATTTTTGAACCTTACATTTCACTGAcctaataatttaattttgtaggCTTATACAGTTTAACAGTACCTTTCTACTATAGTAGGAAAGCTTGCTTAAATGTAATGGTTCCTGCCAGTCAGTAGCtgcagcccttttttttttttttttttttttttaggaaaaaaaatcaagatacatttcatttaaagcaaaataaaagttcTGGTACTTTTCCTGTTTGAGATTGCATTCTGACTGTTCAACACTCCACTTATAGCTCCCAAATGTATTTTGATCCCTTTCATGACTGCACTAAGGCTCATGCAGCCAAGGTCATGATTTGTCTTGAACTGTGACTCTCTCTGGTTTGGAGCAACACCACTTCATTCTGATTGCCCCTGTATTTAGTCAGCAattctcataatttttttttttcaaagcaaaagcaCTTTAGAGGAAACATAATTAAAATGTCTATATGCAGGCAGCTTACTGAGTTCACCCACCTCCCACAACAAGACTGATGGGCCTTTTGTAGACCCTGCTTCTGCTGAGCATGTTGGCAACCCTCAGCCTCTTCCACAAGCCAGAAGGGCAAGTCTCTGAgctttttctggagaaaaaaaatggacatGTTCATACCTGATAAGCCCTATGTTGGTTTATTCCTAGAGATTGCTTTAATCAAGCAACATTTGTATGTTTTCAACCAGCAGCACCAGTCTTGACTAGTTTTGTGATTGAAACATAGTATTTTacaatttatgctttttttctttttgatttcacTGAAGACTTTAGTTTAGTTAAACATTAACCAAACACAGGCTGCTATAGAATTCATTTCACTTCATCAACATTCTCTAAGTATCCAAATGTTGTATTCATGTATAATTATGGTAATAGGTAGAGGTTTATCTGGAGTGGGTCAGAAGTAATTTTTGACCACTGAAGTTAGTATTTTGTCTAAAATGgtgaaacaataaaataaatacattgttGTGTCTGTAAAGTTCACATCTTCCAGATCTTTTCTCAAGCAGCCTGGTCCTGAGAATCCTACATGTGACAGTCTCAAATATTTTGAGATCTGTGTTGTGACaatctcaaatattttaaaaaatttagtaATTTAGATAAATCCCCATTATAAAACTGTTCCATTATCTGGTTCAATGACCATTAATACATTTATCCCCACAAAAATATGGTCTTGCTtggataaaattaaaaatacataactgGAGGTATGATCATTTTTCACATCTCCCCACTGacaggagaaaggcaaatgttgcacaCATCCTccaaaaaaaaggtgaaaaggacaatccaggaaactacaggccagacAATCTCACTTTGGCCATGGAGCAAGTTATCTTGGAGCATGTTTCtaagcacatgaaggagaaggtgacTGTGCACAGTCAGCATGGATgtaccaagggtaaatcatgcctgaccaacctgactgctTTCCAGGGTAGAATAACTGGTTTTGTGGACAAGAAGAGAGCCATGTCTGTTATTTCGCTTGACTTCACCagggctttcaacactgtctacCGCAATATTCTTGTATCTGCATTAGGATGTTACAGTCTGGATAGGTGGGCAACCAGGTGGCTAAAAAGCTGGCCGGACACCTTCAGGCTCAAAGGGTCATGGTCAATGGATTGTACTCAACCTTCAGTGGACCCCACAGGGGCCCAGCCTGGGACCTGGCctctttaacatctttatcagtgACCTACAGGCAgtgacagagtgcactctcagcaagctcacagatgacaccaaactgggatGATCAGTCAGCACAggcaagggcagggctgccatccacAGGGACCTACCCAGGCTGCAGGAATGGGCTGATGGGAACAGCATggagaaatgcaaagtcctgcactgcTAAGGAAGAACTCCTTGCAACGGTACAGCCAGGGAGCTGACTGgctagggagcagctctgctgaataAGACCAGGGCTCCTGGCAGACAGCAAGCTGAGCATGGGCTAGCAGCgtgcccaggcagcaaaggcCAGAAGCACCCTGGGCTGTAtggacagcagcagggcctggagaTTGAGGGAAGCCTCAGGGCCCTCTATCCAGCACCCACTGGACTACATCTGGATACTGTGCCCAGTTTTGGGCCCCTCCAACACAGcaaagacattgataaactggagcaagtgcagcagAGGGCCCCCCCGAATGGTCAGgtgctggagcacttgccctgtgaggagaagctgggggaaatggggcttgttcagcctggagaaggaaagGCTTTTGAGGGAGACCTAACTGCAACCTGCCAGTACCTAGGGGGAAGTTATCAAGAAGATGGAACCACactcttcacagtggtgcttGGGCAAAAGGACGAGACAACAGGTAGACGCTGAAAAGAGAGGAGTTCAAGCTGGATAGAAAGAGAAACCTTTTTCCTCATGGGGCAGTCAAgtactggaacagattgcccagaggttgtgcagtctccctcCTCAAAGGTTTTCAAGGCCAGACTGGCTAAAGCCCTGAGTAACATGGTCTGATTTCACCCCAGGAGGTTGGACAACAGACCTCCTAAGGCCCCTTCTAACcagaattatcctatgatcctaaaACGCACAATTTAAGGACAGCAACAAGTAGCTGAATAGCAGCAGCACCCACTATCCCACATCTAATAAGCACTCTCTGTTACTGGATAGATCCCATTCTCTGATTCCATCCTTTACAGGATTGTATGAGGCACACAAACCACAAATTCATCTTGCTTAGAAAAACACTAATGCTCTGAAGGAATTCTATGATTTAGCAAGCAAAGAAGTGGACAGGCTCCAAAGGCACAAACATCTGGCACTCACAGAAGATGACTATGAGACCAAGAGCTGAGAAGTGACTAGGATCTGGAAAACTCAGGGGAGGGcaggaaaagaacaggaagagGAGTATTACAACTTATGTTCACACATGTTAAAATTCAATAAGGTTTCTCAGAAAGAAACTCTGTCCCGTTTTGTCACATTGTTTTTCAACTGGTACAGAAACAGGTAGGCATACAGACAGTTATTAAATTCTTGTTCTGCATTAAAGTACATTTCAGCAAGTTATTAAGAAGTCAAGACGCTATAGAAGCTAATTCCAGAAGTTGTTTATTTATCATTGAAGAAACACACAGCAGCAAGTTCTGTGTTGGCTTCAGTATGGCCAGATAGTTAATCATTGTTACTGCACCCCAAAATTGAAGTCAACACAGCCATTACTACAAACCActtttttggaaagggaaagaatGTACCCTGAAGACaaagaatttggggggggggggggggggggggggggaatcaacaATTTCTCCAAAACcacacattttaaatatgacAATATTTATAAATCCTTGAAAGGCATGAATTATCCAGTAATGGAAAAAGCAGCTGTGCTCTTGGCAACAGAAAATACATAACAATATGCTTACCAAAATGCTTGAATCATAAAAGCTTTCAGTTTTGTGGTTGTACACTGCAGCAGTATACATTACTGGAACAATGACTGCAAAATGGCTTTATAGGCATATGTATTCAAGTAAATCTACAGAAAATATCCCAGTGTAGCTAATGCTCATAATGTTTACTGTATTTAATTCAAATTTCAACAACTTACTGAATTTAGATAATGATAAAATGTCTCTCAAAACCATTTGCCCTCAAAAATACCGAAATAAGAGAGggtttaatatcttttttttttggctaattaTGGAAATTGATCCAGATCTGCTTTTCAATAATTCCACCACTGTGTGAACAGAGGTGTTTTCAGATGCATGTTTTGTGATGATAATACCCCATTCCAAATTAAgaacaactaaaaataaaaaaggtcagCTTGTTTTGGTGAAAGATAGAAGTATTATTCAAGACAGCTGTTGGgcttgcttctttttattttagcaaCAAGTGATCCATGAAATAAGCAATATTTGAAATTTCAAAAACTGGTATTCAATTTCCAAACTTCTGCTGTGAGTTTTGTGCATGATCAATCTATATGAGTAAGTAATTCAGGCTCATGCTTTCATGTTACCTCaaaatatttgttaaagaatTCCAATCGAGAATGTTTATAAGCACAAATATAACCTGTGGATTCAATCAAATCAAAGCTAAAACATTGGTTAAACTCTGTTTTGATTTTCGCTTAACGTCGTACAGTGGTCCATCCTTCTTCATCTGTCTCATTTTTAGTACGGCGAAGAGACTCACGCTCCTTTTCTGTCTTCCAGGAacccttctccttctccccatcTTTTTCTCGTTCTTTTGATACTGGTGGGGGAGCAGAagctggaggagcagcaggagcaggagcaggagcagatcGCCGCACTGGTTCACGTTCTTCTCCACGTTCTTCTCTCCTATCATCAGCACGCCGCCATGAGCTTGCTACAAATACAGAAGGACATTAAAAAATGTTATGTTCAACC
This window contains:
- the NANOS1 gene encoding nanos homolog 1, whose translation is MEAFPGGKLEQHRHLPPGERLPGARYGARGHSGCGNVFNSWNDYLGLATLITKAVGPGKGFGAEPPSVVVAAAVPPPEEEEEEEEEEEAAGPYFEGALDLHDLELCGHHHHGEGLLEERFAHFSPFPGRGGPAAVVFGCSGEHPGREGSPHAWGGLVVAGRLPAHPRAAARLLKPELQVCVFCRNNKEAVALYTTHILKGPDGRVLCPVLRRYTCPLCGASGDNAHTIKYCPLSKMQAARQLKHARTALGKKVR